Proteins encoded in a region of the Mesoflavibacter profundi genome:
- the rsgA gene encoding ribosome small subunit-dependent GTPase A produces the protein MTGRVYKSTGSWYTVKTELGQTYECRIKGKFRLKGIKSTNPIAVGDFVDFELDTKSDNETGVINKIHDRDNYIVRKSVNLSKQTHIIASNVDQVFLLVTIDNPPTFTSFIDRFLVTAEAYDIKAILLFNKIDAYNQDTINEVRYLAHVYRQIGYECIGISAKTGKNIDKVKSLMTGKVSMFTGHSGVGKSTLVNTIEPSLDLKTKEISSQHMQGQHTTTFAEMFDLSFDAKIIDTPGIKGFGVVDMEKEEVGDYFPEFFALKHNCKFNNCLHVEEPKCAVKLALENDEIAASRYRSYLQILEGEEEHYRTDNWDKE, from the coding sequence ATGACAGGACGCGTTTATAAATCTACAGGAAGTTGGTACACCGTAAAGACCGAATTAGGTCAAACATACGAGTGTAGAATAAAAGGTAAATTTCGATTAAAAGGAATAAAGAGTACTAATCCTATTGCTGTTGGTGATTTTGTGGATTTTGAGTTAGATACAAAAAGTGATAATGAAACTGGTGTGATCAACAAGATTCATGATCGAGACAATTATATAGTTAGAAAATCGGTTAACTTATCTAAGCAAACTCACATCATAGCTTCTAATGTAGATCAAGTATTTTTGTTGGTTACCATTGATAATCCACCAACATTTACAAGCTTTATAGATCGTTTTTTAGTAACTGCAGAAGCTTATGACATTAAAGCAATTTTATTATTTAATAAAATAGATGCTTATAATCAAGATACAATAAACGAGGTAAGATATTTAGCACATGTTTACAGACAGATTGGTTACGAGTGTATTGGTATTTCAGCAAAAACAGGAAAAAATATTGATAAGGTTAAAAGTTTAATGACAGGAAAAGTAAGCATGTTTACCGGTCATTCTGGTGTTGGTAAATCTACTTTGGTTAATACAATAGAGCCTAGTTTGGATTTAAAAACCAAAGAAATTTCTTCGCAACATATGCAAGGACAACATACCACAACTTTTGCCGAAATGTTTGACCTAAGTTTTGATGCGAAAATAATTGATACACCAGGTATTAAAGGCTTTGGAGTTGTAGATATGGAAAAGGAAGAAGTTGGTGATTATTTTCCTGAATTTTTCGCTTTAAAGCACAACTGTAAATTTAATAATTGTTTACATGTTGAAGAACCTAAATGCGCAGTAAAATTGGCTTTAGAAAACGACGAAATTGCTGCTTCACGATACAGAAGTTACCTTCAAATATTAGAAGGAGAAGAAGAGCATTACAGAACGGATAATTGGGATAAAGAATAA
- a CDS encoding carboxypeptidase-like regulatory domain-containing protein produces the protein MKLKLLLSLLLLSSIIIKAQTIKGIITDGENKLEDANIIVKSTKKGTTSDANGEFKIEAIKNDTLSISYLGYSTKNIVITDKNYVEVILKVDNTLDEVVLIGYQSTTYRCCYSCFVKVTKITENNKAIVKSKLFPNPSSTGVFSLQLLKNYNQVEVQVTNLSGQILQQLQYKNVLQPLNLDLSNFNSGIYLINILADGEKLPVKKAIKP, from the coding sequence ATGAAACTAAAATTACTCTTAAGTCTATTGCTTTTATCTTCAATAATAATAAAAGCACAAACAATAAAAGGAATTATTACAGATGGTGAAAACAAACTTGAAGATGCTAATATTATTGTTAAAAGCACAAAAAAAGGAACAACATCTGATGCTAATGGTGAATTTAAAATTGAAGCAATAAAAAATGATACACTTTCAATTTCATATTTAGGTTACAGTACTAAAAATATTGTAATCACTGATAAAAATTATGTTGAAGTAATATTAAAAGTTGATAATACTTTGGATGAAGTTGTTTTAATTGGTTATCAATCTACAACTTATAGATGTTGTTACAGTTGCTTTGTAAAAGTTACTAAAATTACAGAAAACAATAAAGCTATAGTCAAGTCTAAGCTTTTTCCAAATCCTTCATCTACAGGTGTTTTTAGTTTACAACTATTAAAGAATTATAATCAAGTTGAAGTACAGGTAACCAACTTATCAGGACAAATCTTGCAACAACTTCAATATAAGAATGTTTTACAACCGTTAAATTTAGATCTATCAAATTTTAATTCAGGGATATATTTAATAAATATCTTAGCAGATGGAGAAAAGTTGCCTGTTAAAAAAGCTATTAAGCCGTAA
- a CDS encoding bifunctional 3-deoxy-7-phosphoheptulonate synthase/chorismate mutase type II — protein MENKKELRTWLDDLQLDHPLVIAGPCSAETEEQVLKIAHDLKDTDVSYYRAGIWKPRTRPGNFEGVGALGLKWLQKVKEETGLKTATEVANRAHVELALEHDIDLLWIGARSTVSPFIVQEIADALKGTDKVVLVKNPVNPDLPLWLGAIERLASADIKKLGVIHRGFSTYEKTKYRNNPEWQLAIELQTKFPDLPLINDPSHITGKRDMIFDVSQTALDLNFDGLMIETHFDPDNAWSDAAQQVTPSSLVQIMKDLRIRKETDPEAEYNSELANLRAKIDVVDNQIIELLGKRMQVADGIGQLKKQKNVAVLQSKRWNEILGKMVLEGEQKGLSEEFILKLFKAIHQESINHQEKIIKS, from the coding sequence ATGGAAAACAAGAAAGAATTAAGAACATGGTTGGACGATTTACAATTAGATCATCCTTTAGTAATTGCAGGACCATGTAGCGCAGAAACCGAAGAACAAGTTTTAAAAATTGCTCACGATCTAAAAGATACAGACGTAAGCTATTACAGAGCAGGAATCTGGAAACCACGTACAAGACCAGGTAATTTTGAAGGTGTTGGTGCATTAGGTTTAAAATGGTTACAAAAAGTAAAGGAAGAAACAGGATTAAAAACAGCTACCGAAGTTGCCAATCGTGCACACGTAGAATTAGCGCTAGAGCATGATATAGATTTATTATGGATAGGAGCAAGATCTACAGTTAGTCCATTTATCGTGCAAGAAATTGCAGATGCTTTAAAAGGAACAGATAAAGTGGTGTTAGTTAAAAACCCTGTAAATCCAGACTTACCGTTATGGTTAGGCGCGATAGAGCGTTTAGCGAGTGCAGATATTAAAAAGTTAGGCGTAATACATAGAGGATTTTCAACGTATGAAAAAACAAAATACAGAAACAATCCAGAATGGCAATTAGCTATCGAGCTACAAACTAAGTTTCCGGATTTACCGTTAATTAACGATCCGTCGCATATCACTGGAAAACGCGATATGATTTTTGACGTATCACAAACCGCATTAGATTTAAACTTTGATGGATTAATGATAGAAACTCATTTTGATCCAGATAACGCGTGGAGTGATGCTGCACAGCAAGTTACGCCAAGCAGTTTAGTGCAAATTATGAAAGATTTACGCATTAGAAAAGAAACTGATCCTGAAGCAGAATATAATAGCGAGTTAGCTAATTTAAGAGCTAAAATAGATGTAGTAGATAATCAAATTATCGAGCTTTTAGGAAAGCGTATGCAAGTTGCAGATGGAATTGGCCAACTAAAAAAGCAAAAAAACGTAGCAGTTTTACAAAGTAAGCGTTGGAATGAGATTTTAGGAAAAATGGTGTTAGAAGGCGAGCAAAAAGGATTAAGCGAAGAGTTTATTTTAAAGCTATTTAAAGCTATTCATCAAGAATCTATAAATCATCAAGAAAAGATTATAAAATCTTAA
- a CDS encoding prephenate dehydrogenase, which translates to MKHIYIIGTGLIGGSLALDFKNALPDCIIYGIDKNEAHLIEAQELGVIDQKATYEDLPNADLVVLAIPVDVAVNELPKVLNKVSDFSVVIDVGSTKQAICKAVDNHPKRRNFLATHPIAGTEFSGPKAAIQHLFKNKTNIICEVEKTASKLQEQVLDLFVKIGMRMRYMNPESHDKHIAYVSHLSHISSFMLGKTVIEKEKNERDIFDMAGSGFESTVRLAKSSPEMWTPIFEQNKQNVVETLEEYIQNLSMFKQMIVEDDFQSVYKTMKDTNYIKQILNGIH; encoded by the coding sequence ATGAAACATATATACATCATAGGAACAGGTTTAATTGGCGGTAGCTTGGCATTAGATTTTAAAAATGCGTTACCAGATTGTATCATTTATGGTATTGATAAAAACGAAGCGCATTTAATAGAAGCGCAAGAATTAGGTGTTATTGATCAAAAAGCAACTTATGAAGATTTACCAAATGCAGATTTGGTCGTGCTTGCAATTCCAGTAGATGTTGCGGTAAATGAGTTGCCAAAAGTACTGAATAAAGTGTCTGATTTTTCGGTAGTGATAGATGTTGGTTCTACAAAACAAGCTATTTGTAAAGCGGTAGATAATCATCCAAAACGTCGTAATTTTTTAGCAACACATCCAATTGCAGGTACCGAGTTTTCAGGACCAAAAGCAGCCATTCAACATTTATTTAAAAATAAAACAAATATTATTTGTGAAGTTGAAAAAACCGCATCAAAACTACAAGAACAAGTGTTGGATTTGTTTGTGAAAATAGGCATGCGTATGCGTTACATGAATCCAGAATCGCATGATAAGCACATAGCTTACGTGTCGCATTTATCACACATTAGTTCGTTTATGTTAGGAAAAACAGTAATAGAAAAAGAAAAAAACGAACGAGATATTTTTGATATGGCAGGATCTGGTTTTGAAAGTACAGTTAGACTAGCAAAAAGTAGCCCAGAAATGTGGACACCAATTTTTGAGCAGAATAAACAAAATGTCGTAGAGACTTTAGAAGAGTATATTCAAAATCTTTCAATGTTTAAACAAATGATTGTAGAAGACGATTTTCAATCGGTTTACAAAACAATGAAAGACACCAATTATATAAAACAAATTTTAAACGGAATACATTAA
- a CDS encoding pyridoxal phosphate-dependent aminotransferase codes for MMKVADRIHSVQEYYFSRKLKEVNQLIKDGKPIINLGIGSPDLEPPKQVVDVLVDSLVHPVAHKYQSYQGLPELRTAIADFYNTEFNVAVNPDTEVLPLMGSKEGIMHISLAFLNEGDAVLIPNPGYPTYSSVTQLVQATPMHYNLNETNNWLPNFEAIEQQDLSKVKLMWTSYPHMPTGAKATKADLETLVAFAKKHDILLVNDNPYSFILNDNPISILEVEGAKDVALELNSLSKTFNMAGWRVGMVLGHAAHINAILKVKSNMDSGMFYGIQKGAIEALKCSSAWYKSLNKIYKSRRELVWQLADKLDCTYDKNATGLFVWAKLPEGKTSEAFIDQILYSNSVFITPGTVFGSQGEGYIRFSLCAKETQIKDAISRL; via the coding sequence ATAATGAAAGTTGCAGATCGAATACATAGCGTTCAAGAATACTACTTTTCTCGTAAGTTAAAAGAAGTCAATCAATTAATTAAAGATGGTAAACCAATTATAAATTTAGGAATTGGAAGTCCAGATTTAGAGCCACCAAAACAAGTGGTTGATGTTTTGGTAGATAGTTTAGTACATCCTGTGGCACACAAATACCAGAGTTACCAAGGATTGCCAGAATTAAGAACAGCAATTGCAGATTTTTATAATACCGAATTTAATGTTGCAGTAAATCCAGATACCGAAGTTTTACCACTTATGGGAAGCAAGGAAGGTATTATGCATATTTCTTTAGCCTTTTTAAATGAAGGCGATGCAGTTTTAATTCCAAATCCAGGTTATCCAACTTACAGCTCGGTAACACAATTGGTACAAGCAACACCAATGCATTATAATTTAAATGAAACCAATAATTGGCTACCAAATTTTGAAGCTATCGAGCAGCAAGATTTAAGTAAAGTTAAATTAATGTGGACCAGTTATCCGCATATGCCAACTGGTGCAAAAGCGACAAAAGCCGATTTAGAAACGTTAGTCGCATTTGCTAAAAAGCACGATATTTTATTGGTTAATGACAATCCGTATAGCTTTATTTTAAACGATAATCCAATTAGTATTTTAGAAGTTGAAGGCGCAAAAGATGTCGCTTTAGAGCTAAATTCGTTAAGTAAAACATTTAATATGGCAGGTTGGCGAGTTGGAATGGTTTTAGGACATGCAGCGCATATCAATGCCATTTTAAAAGTAAAAAGTAATATGGATTCTGGTATGTTTTACGGAATTCAAAAAGGTGCGATAGAAGCTTTAAAATGTTCGTCTGCTTGGTACAAAAGTTTAAATAAAATTTATAAAAGCAGACGCGAACTTGTTTGGCAATTAGCCGATAAATTAGATTGCACGTACGATAAAAATGCAACAGGATTATTTGTTTGGGCAAAGTTGCCAGAAGGAAAAACATCTGAAGCATTTATAGATCAAATTTTATATAGCAACAGCGTGTTTATTACACCAGGAACCGTATTTGGTTCGCAAGGCGAAGGTTATATCCGTTTTTCGCTTTGCGCGAAAGAAACCCAAATTAAAGACGCAATTAGTAGATTATAA
- a CDS encoding prephenate dehydratase gives MTKTIAIQGIQGSFHHIVSLDYYDNTHKVKECLTFDETVASLFNNTAETAIMALENSIAGSILPNYALIDNNDLHIVGEHYLDVQHQLMALPNQTIADIKEVHSHPMALLQCKSFFKDYPHIKLVEDKDTADVARKIEAQQIKGVAAIASTLAAKIFNLDILAESIQTIKHNQTRFAIVKTQPINNHKNEINKASLKFELDHKRGSLATILNVMSDCKLNLTKIQSLPKIETPWKYSFFVDVTFEAYEDFEKAASIMTIMATHFKILGTYKNAKL, from the coding sequence ATGACAAAAACAATAGCAATACAAGGTATACAAGGCTCTTTTCATCATATAGTGTCGTTAGATTATTATGATAACACACATAAAGTGAAAGAATGTTTAACGTTTGACGAAACAGTTGCGTCCTTATTTAATAATACCGCAGAGACAGCAATTATGGCATTAGAAAACTCTATTGCTGGTTCTATTTTGCCAAATTATGCGTTAATAGATAATAACGATTTACACATTGTTGGCGAGCATTATTTGGATGTGCAACATCAATTAATGGCGTTACCAAACCAAACAATTGCAGATATAAAAGAAGTACACAGTCATCCTATGGCGCTATTGCAATGCAAATCGTTTTTTAAAGATTATCCGCATATTAAACTAGTAGAAGATAAAGATACTGCAGATGTGGCAAGAAAAATTGAAGCACAGCAAATAAAAGGTGTTGCAGCAATAGCAAGTACTTTGGCAGCAAAGATTTTTAACTTAGACATTTTAGCCGAAAGTATTCAAACCATAAAACACAATCAAACCCGATTTGCTATTGTAAAAACGCAACCAATTAACAATCATAAAAACGAAATTAATAAAGCGTCATTAAAATTTGAATTAGACCATAAAAGAGGAAGTTTGGCAACAATTTTAAATGTGATGAGCGATTGTAAATTAAACCTTACCAAAATACAATCCTTACCAAAAATTGAAACACCTTGGAAATATTCATTTTTTGTCGATGTCACTTTTGAAGCTTATGAAGATTTTGAAAAAGCAGCATCAATTATGACAATAATGGCAACACATTTTAAAATTTTAGGAACCTATAAAAACGCAAAACTATAA
- the gldA gene encoding gliding motility-associated ABC transporter ATP-binding subunit GldA, which produces MSIKVENITKQFGEQKALNNVSFSVQRPEIVGFLGPNGAGKSTMMKILTTYLSPSSGHAEVNGHAVLTNKKNVQKSVGYLPEHNPLYLDQYVREYLKFNSNVYNVDKSRVEEVIELTGLTPEAHKTIGQLSKGYRQRVGLANALLHNPEVLILDEPTTGLDPNQLVDIRQLIKSLGKDKTVFLSTHIMQEVEAMCDRVIIINKGEIVADKKLSELREGQEQTVIVEFDYRVEDAFLLKLPHAKSVKNVHDFIYEIVFDTTTDMRSHVFDFAHDNELKILQLNQKNASLESLFRELTS; this is translated from the coding sequence ATGTCAATAAAAGTTGAAAATATCACTAAACAATTTGGAGAACAAAAAGCATTAAATAATGTATCTTTTAGTGTGCAACGTCCTGAAATTGTTGGATTTTTAGGTCCAAATGGCGCCGGTAAATCTACAATGATGAAAATTTTAACCACTTACCTTTCTCCTTCTTCAGGACATGCAGAGGTTAATGGTCATGCTGTTTTAACCAACAAAAAAAACGTACAGAAAAGTGTTGGCTACTTACCAGAACATAATCCGTTGTATTTAGACCAATATGTACGTGAATATTTAAAATTTAATTCAAACGTATATAACGTTGACAAATCTAGAGTTGAAGAAGTTATTGAGCTTACTGGATTAACACCAGAAGCACATAAAACTATTGGACAACTCTCTAAAGGTTACAGACAACGTGTTGGATTGGCAAATGCGCTATTGCATAATCCTGAAGTTTTAATTTTAGACGAGCCTACAACTGGTTTAGACCCAAACCAATTGGTTGATATTAGACAATTAATTAAAAGCTTAGGCAAAGACAAAACTGTGTTTTTATCTACACATATTATGCAGGAAGTAGAAGCCATGTGTGACCGTGTTATTATTATTAATAAAGGTGAAATTGTAGCCGATAAAAAATTAAGCGAATTACGCGAAGGACAAGAGCAAACCGTTATTGTCGAATTTGATTACCGCGTAGAAGATGCGTTTTTACTTAAACTTCCACATGCTAAAAGTGTAAAAAATGTTCACGATTTTATTTATGAAATTGTGTTTGATACAACAACAGATATGCGCTCTCATGTATTTGATTTTGCACATGATAATGAGTTGAAGATTCTTCAGTTAAACCAGAAAAATGCGAGTTTGGAGAGTTTATTTAGGGAATTGACGAGTTAA
- a CDS encoding head GIN domain-containing protein encodes MKKLLYIIILFFVFGCNQEDAPDCFQSAGDIIQQTFEVGTFSKITVYKNVELFITQGATPSVLVETGENLINDVEVYVQNDRLILKDNNSCNLTRDYGITKVHVTVPNLTEIRNSSTLDVHSVGVLNFEELKLLSEDYNGDFYNVGNFNLEVNCTTLNVVINNLTTNTISGTTEHLNISYASGDGRFEGRYLVAQNVTIYHRGSNDIIVNPQQELKANLVSTGNVIAVNTPPIIDVTEQFDGRVIFE; translated from the coding sequence ATGAAAAAATTACTATACATAATTATCCTATTTTTTGTTTTTGGATGCAATCAAGAAGATGCGCCAGACTGTTTTCAAAGTGCAGGAGATATTATTCAGCAAACTTTTGAAGTTGGTACATTTTCAAAAATCACGGTATATAAAAATGTCGAGTTATTTATAACACAAGGAGCAACGCCAAGTGTTTTAGTAGAAACTGGTGAAAACTTAATTAACGATGTTGAGGTTTATGTACAAAACGACCGATTGATTTTAAAAGATAATAATTCCTGTAATTTAACCAGAGATTACGGTATTACCAAAGTACACGTTACTGTACCAAACCTAACCGAAATTAGAAATAGTAGCACTTTAGATGTGCATAGTGTTGGCGTTTTAAACTTTGAGGAATTAAAATTACTATCTGAAGACTATAACGGTGATTTTTATAACGTAGGTAATTTTAATTTAGAAGTAAATTGTACTACGTTAAATGTGGTAATTAATAATCTAACTACAAACACAATTTCTGGTACAACAGAACATTTAAATATAAGTTACGCATCTGGAGATGGACGTTTTGAAGGACGATATCTTGTGGCTCAAAACGTGACTATTTATCATCGTGGAAGTAACGATATTATTGTAAATCCACAACAAGAACTTAAAGCAAACCTAGTAAGCACAGGAAATGTAATTGCAGTTAATACTCCGCCAATTATTGATGTGACAGAGCAATTTGATGGTCGTGTTATTTTTGAGTAA
- a CDS encoding acyloxyacyl hydrolase: protein MKLKLALICCCITTLIFAQEDKRPFSLDANYFYGNIAEHNSDISHLIKGHPTGVILSYNKKTFGDQAWQSRYNYPDYGASFIYQNLQNKTLGNNFGLYAHYNFYFLKRHLMFRIGQGLAYNTNPYDKVENYRNNAFGTHLLSSTYLMLNYKKENLFKGLGLQTGLSLIHYSNANVKAPNSSVNSITFNLGVNYVLDADQLPEYIPNTEDKAFTEKIKYNIAFRTGVNESDIINSGQYAFYIVSAYADKRLNRKSAIQLGTDVFFSNFLKKHIEYKSVAFPLDNVSGDEDYKRVGAFVGHELFISKTSLVTQLGYYVYYPFDFEGRVYSRVGLKRYFGDKIFGALTLKSHGAKAEAVEFGVGIRL, encoded by the coding sequence ATGAAACTAAAACTAGCCCTAATTTGTTGTTGTATTACAACGTTAATTTTTGCTCAGGAAGACAAGCGTCCGTTCTCTTTAGACGCTAATTATTTCTACGGAAATATAGCCGAACACAACAGCGATATTTCGCATTTAATTAAAGGTCATCCAACTGGCGTAATATTAAGTTATAACAAAAAAACCTTTGGCGATCAAGCTTGGCAAAGCAGATATAATTATCCAGATTATGGCGCGTCTTTTATCTATCAAAACCTTCAAAATAAAACTTTAGGAAACAATTTTGGGTTATACGCACATTATAATTTCTATTTTTTAAAAAGACATTTAATGTTTAGAATTGGTCAAGGTTTAGCCTACAACACCAATCCTTACGATAAAGTAGAGAATTATCGCAATAATGCATTTGGGACACATTTATTAAGCTCGACATATTTGATGCTTAACTACAAAAAAGAAAACTTGTTTAAAGGTTTAGGATTGCAAACAGGATTATCTTTAATCCATTATTCTAACGCTAATGTAAAAGCGCCAAACAGCTCGGTAAACAGTATTACGTTTAATTTAGGTGTAAATTATGTGTTGGATGCAGATCAATTACCAGAATATATTCCAAATACAGAAGACAAAGCATTTACCGAAAAAATTAAATACAACATCGCTTTTAGAACAGGTGTAAACGAAAGCGATATCATAAACTCAGGTCAATACGCATTTTACATTGTGTCTGCTTATGCAGATAAAAGATTAAATCGTAAAAGCGCCATTCAATTGGGAACAGATGTGTTTTTTTCAAACTTTTTAAAGAAGCATATCGAGTATAAATCAGTCGCTTTTCCTTTAGATAATGTTAGCGGAGACGAAGATTATAAACGTGTTGGCGCATTTGTGGGACATGAGTTGTTTATTAGCAAAACGTCCTTAGTGACGCAGTTAGGTTATTACGTTTACTATCCTTTCGATTTTGAAGGTCGTGTCTACAGTCGTGTTGGTTTAAAACGTTATTTTGGAGATAAAATTTTTGGAGCCTTAACCTTAAAATCTCACGGAGCAAAAGCAGAAGCAGTAGAATTTGGCGTTGGAATTAGATTATAA
- the metF gene encoding methylenetetrahydrofolate reductase [NAD(P)H]: MKVTEHIKNANGKTLFSFEIIPPKKGNSIQQLYNNIDPLMEFKPPFIDVTTSREEYVYIEKEGLLDRKITRMRPGTVGICAAIKHKYDVDTVPHVLCGGFTKEETEYLLVDCHYLGIENVMALRGDAMKHQQYFEASKGGHQFAKDLVGQIQNLNKGKYLHDVIEVDDKADFCIGVAGYPEKHIEAPSLKTDLKRLKEKVDVGADYVVTQMFFDNKKYFEFVDAAKQEGINVPIIPGIKPIAVKRHLQLLPQVFKIDLPEDLIDAIDNCATNEQVRQVGVEWAIQQSKELQNAGVPVLHYYSMGKSDNIKAIAKAVF; encoded by the coding sequence ATGAAAGTAACAGAACACATAAAAAACGCCAACGGAAAAACTTTGTTTTCGTTTGAAATTATTCCGCCAAAAAAGGGTAATAGCATACAACAATTGTACAATAATATTGATCCTTTAATGGAATTTAAGCCACCTTTTATTGATGTAACAACCTCTAGAGAAGAGTATGTGTATATTGAAAAGGAAGGACTTTTGGACCGAAAAATTACGCGTATGCGACCAGGAACGGTTGGGATTTGTGCAGCTATAAAACATAAGTACGATGTAGATACGGTTCCGCATGTATTGTGTGGCGGATTTACAAAAGAAGAAACCGAATACTTGCTTGTGGATTGCCATTATTTAGGGATAGAAAATGTAATGGCGTTGCGTGGCGATGCGATGAAACATCAGCAGTATTTTGAGGCTTCTAAAGGCGGACACCAATTTGCTAAGGATTTGGTTGGGCAAATTCAGAATTTAAATAAAGGAAAATATCTTCATGATGTTATCGAGGTTGATGATAAAGCAGATTTTTGCATTGGTGTTGCTGGTTATCCAGAAAAACATATTGAAGCACCATCGTTAAAAACCGATTTAAAACGTCTTAAAGAAAAAGTAGATGTTGGTGCAGATTACGTCGTGACACAAATGTTTTTTGATAATAAAAAGTATTTTGAGTTTGTAGACGCTGCAAAACAAGAAGGTATAAATGTGCCAATAATTCCAGGTATAAAACCCATTGCAGTAAAACGCCATTTACAGTTATTGCCACAAGTATTTAAAATAGATTTACCAGAAGATTTAATAGATGCAATTGATAATTGCGCAACTAACGAGCAAGTACGACAAGTTGGTGTAGAATGGGCTATACAACAATCTAAAGAATTACAAAACGCTGGCGTACCTGTTTTACATTACTATTCTATGGGAAAAAGTGATAATATTAAAGCGATTGCCAAAGCGGTATTTTAA